The Vibrio syngnathi DNA window ACTGCTGTCACAGTTATTCCCGAGTACACCAGCAATCCAAGGTTTCTTAGCGCTTAATCAGATGGGTGCATCTTGGCAAGAAGTAGCCCCTCAATGGACGCTGTTGTGGGGACAAGTTCTACTATGGGGATCGTTACTCGCACTTAAGCTTTACCACAAATCGAGTAAACGTATCATCGGAGCTGTATAACTCTAGTATTTAAACGCCAGAGCTAAAATCTATCATTGCTAAATAATACCAATCACAGTAAATAAGTGCTTAGGAATAGCGCGGGAAAAAGGCTTGAGAGCAAGGCTGCTCTTTTCGACAAGAAGTTTTGATCAGTAGTTATTCTACAATCAAAGATTCTAACGCCGTTATCGAGTATTTTAACCCGCTAGGGTGAACCGTTATTTACTACGATTGGTATCATGCTTAGATGGCGTGTCATCTCGCTATTTAGCAAAACAACATTCAATGTCTTCGAGACAGATACGCTATTGGGTTCAAGTCTTTGCCATCCATGGTGCTGGTTCATTTCTAACAACTAAACACGCTGTTACTGCTCAGGCAAAGCGAAAAGCATTAAATTTAATGCAGACAAATAATTGGTCTCTCACGCGCAGTATTAAACCTCTCGTTTCCCTTTCAATACTCTCCTGACTTTTAATCCCCTCCTCGCTTTTAATCCTCTTTCTCGCTTCTAATCCTCTTTCTCGCTTCTAATCCTCTTCCTCATTTTCAAAAACGAAACTTTAGCTTACTGGCTTTAAGCTGATATCGCGTTGACGACCAAGCTTGAGAAGCGCATGCTTTTATTTCGAGCAGAACCTATTTGGCCGTGAAGTCCACCCCATCATTGGTTCTGTGCAACGTACCCGATTGAACGGCAGGTCACATGAATAAAATTGTAATGTTAGTAATGGGGCTGCTTTTTACCAGTCGATTGTTCGCCAGTATTGTGCCGCACGTTAGTCAACTTGAGCATGATGCACCTATTCTACTTCGCTCTGCATTGATCGTGGGTGTTTCGGCTTATGCCGTCTGGACAGGGTTCAAATACTTCAAAAAGAACAAAGCTTCTAGTTCAGACCAACTCTAGGCGGGGCTGACATGAACTGACTCTTTGCCGACGAACATAACTTTCCGCACTGCATAATTTGGCTTTCGAGGAAATAAAGATTACGTCTGCTTTTCACCCACTGAGCGCGAATTTCAAGCTCCTGACCAATGGCGATTGGATAGTGAAAGCGAGAAGTTAAACTCACCGTCATCGCATTGATATTGTTATGGAACAAGCAATACAACATCGCGCTGTCGTGTAACGCGGTAACAATGCCCCCCTGCATAATACCGTCGTAGCCCTCAGCTTTATCTGTTGGTACAATCTTGGCTACAGATTCATACTTAGCAATAGATTCATACTTACTTAAAGTTTCATGCTTAACTGGCGTTTCATGCTTAGTTAAAGCTTCATACTTAGCTAAGTTCTCGTTATCGCCAACAGCTTCAAAGCAAATCGGGCTATCTGAAAAAAAGCCTTGGCTGCATACTTGGCAGCGGCGATGGTTGTGAGGAATGAAAACCTTCATACTTATCCTTATTCCTTTGTACCCTTAGATTCCTAGAGATTGATATGGCTCGACCAAAAAAACATCGTCAGTTATGTACCCGTGCGGCTTACTCATGTTTTAAGCCTAATGGTGTTCCTATGGACGAGCTTCATAAAGAAGAATTGCTATTAGAAGAGTTAGAAGCCTTACGCTTGGCTGATCAAGAA harbors:
- a CDS encoding PaaI family thioesterase, which codes for MKVFIPHNHRRCQVCSQGFFSDSPICFEAVGDNENLAKYEALTKHETPVKHETLSKYESIAKYESVAKIVPTDKAEGYDGIMQGGIVTALHDSAMLYCLFHNNINAMTVSLTSRFHYPIAIGQELEIRAQWVKSRRNLYFLESQIMQCGKLCSSAKSQFMSAPPRVGLN
- a CDS encoding DUF134 domain-containing protein, translating into MARPKKHRQLCTRAAYSCFKPNGVPMDELHKEELLLEELEALRLADQEGLSQLEAAEQMQVSRQTFGNIIKRARTKVAKCIVNGHALVIQGS